From the Synergistaceae bacterium genome, one window contains:
- a CDS encoding cyclase family protein, whose product MAGNLELKNWDKLKIYDLTIPLSDKTPAWPTYEPLQVKFFKRLAPNGANGQLVTHSNHVGTHLDGPLHFCTHGGDIASLELKNYLVGPGVVVDLSDMAEDYGIYTSKDIMERADVHKGDILIINTGYHKYGYDQPEADEIRYMVKHPGPTMEFAKWCEEMELKWLGVDCGSADHPMNTKIREWMPKQASDCDKFLKGKYGKGLDDFFPAEDYQLMHIELFPRRIIHAECLGGDIDQILGKRVTIGCFPWRWVGGESCISRIVAFGEE is encoded by the coding sequence ATGGCAGGCAATCTGGAACTGAAAAACTGGGACAAACTTAAGATATACGACCTTACGATACCGCTGAGCGACAAGACTCCCGCGTGGCCGACATACGAACCGCTTCAGGTGAAGTTCTTCAAACGCCTTGCGCCTAATGGTGCAAATGGGCAACTTGTCACACATTCGAATCATGTCGGTACGCACCTTGACGGACCCCTTCATTTCTGCACCCATGGCGGAGACATTGCCTCCCTCGAGCTTAAGAACTATCTGGTAGGGCCAGGCGTTGTTGTAGACCTTTCAGACATGGCAGAAGACTATGGCATATACACATCCAAAGATATCATGGAGCGTGCGGATGTCCATAAGGGCGACATCCTTATCATTAATACCGGCTATCATAAGTACGGATATGACCAGCCTGAAGCGGATGAGATCCGCTACATGGTAAAACATCCAGGACCGACTATGGAATTCGCGAAATGGTGCGAAGAAATGGAGCTCAAATGGCTTGGTGTTGACTGCGGTTCGGCAGACCACCCCATGAACACCAAAATCCGCGAATGGATGCCAAAACAGGCGAGTGACTGCGATAAATTCCTGAAGGGTAAATACGGAAAGGGACTTGATGATTTCTTCCCGGCGGAAGATTATCAGCTTATGCACATTGAGCTCTTCCCGCGCAGGATCATCCACGCCGAGTGCCTCGGCGGAGACATTGATCAGATTCTTGGCAAGCGTGTCACGATTGGATGCTTCCCATGGCGCTGGGTCGGCGGCGAATCTTGCATCTCACGTATCGTTGCTTTCGGAGAAGAATAA
- a CDS encoding BMP family protein encodes MKKVLLTVFLVAFVLSFGTMSEAKAIKDLKVAGFFQTAIEEPWDGAIHLALIQKQKELGFTYEFAEKTGASDIERVLREYCERGFDLIIGDAFLAGEEPTRRVAKDYPKVAFAFGSEFKPQAPNYAVFDNWIHEPSYLCGMIAGRMTKTNMLGIVAAMPIAEVNRLVNAFKQGALSVNPKVKVRIVYIGSWFDPAKAKEAAMAQIESGVDLIFAERFGVFEAAKEKKVLVFGNMSDQHALEPSVVVTGPVWNVAPIVQYCVEQVAAGKWKERDLREYSMMAKGGAFLAPLHGFEKKLPAAVIKEVRQKEAAIKSGKFTVPVIETVLKSD; translated from the coding sequence GTGAAAAAGGTATTGCTGACAGTATTTTTAGTTGCGTTTGTTCTGTCTTTTGGCACGATGTCGGAAGCTAAGGCGATAAAAGACCTTAAGGTTGCCGGTTTCTTCCAGACGGCAATTGAAGAACCTTGGGATGGTGCGATTCACCTTGCACTTATTCAGAAACAGAAAGAGCTTGGGTTTACTTATGAATTTGCTGAAAAGACAGGAGCTTCAGATATCGAGCGTGTCTTGAGAGAATACTGTGAACGTGGGTTTGACCTTATCATAGGCGATGCATTCCTTGCGGGAGAAGAGCCTACAAGACGAGTTGCAAAGGATTATCCAAAGGTCGCTTTTGCTTTTGGTTCAGAATTCAAACCTCAGGCTCCTAATTACGCTGTCTTTGACAACTGGATTCATGAGCCGTCCTATCTGTGTGGTATGATTGCCGGTCGTATGACAAAGACAAATATGTTGGGAATAGTGGCTGCAATGCCGATAGCAGAGGTAAATCGTCTTGTTAATGCATTTAAACAGGGAGCTCTTTCCGTCAACCCTAAGGTCAAAGTAAGGATTGTTTATATAGGGAGTTGGTTTGATCCTGCGAAGGCCAAGGAAGCTGCGATGGCTCAGATAGAATCAGGGGTTGACCTTATTTTTGCAGAGCGTTTTGGCGTATTTGAGGCGGCTAAGGAAAAGAAGGTACTTGTATTTGGAAACATGTCGGACCAGCATGCGCTTGAACCGAGCGTTGTCGTGACTGGACCGGTATGGAATGTTGCACCTATTGTGCAGTACTGTGTCGAGCAGGTAGCAGCTGGTAAATGGAAGGAGCGCGACCTAAGAGAATATTCGATGATGGCAAAGGGGGGTGCATTTTTAGCGCCGTTACATGGGTTCGAAAAAAAACTTCCTGCCGCAGTCATCAAAGAAGTTCGCCAGAAGGAAGCGGCAATTAAATCTGGGAAGTTCACTGTGCCCGTTATTGAAACAGTTCTTAAAAGCGACTAA
- a CDS encoding ABC transporter ATP-binding protein: MMNVLFGYYSADAGEIYVDGVKCHFKSPLDAIQKGIGMVHQHFTLVPTQTVLENIIVGSVNENFFLDLADARKRVLTLQERFGLYVDVDAKVWSLPVGGKQKVEILKALYRNARILILDEPTAVLSPPETKELFATLHTLAADGCSIVFISHKLYEVTEICDRVLVLRHGCVMAERKIYQTDICEMASLMVGREVEEQKNSPSENSFLGETVLEVKNLTAYNDKGICAINNLSFDVRSGEILCIAGVSGNGQRELAEVLFGVKAPTSGEVIMNREILPPGNPYSRVVACMARVPEDRMDTGLLLELSIEDNLILENHRQYCSGKLLLLNYKAIGEYCDRVIQEFGIKTPSRKIQAQSLSGGNLQKLILAREISSSPDMVVAAQPTRGLDVGAIEYIHNRLREVRDSGAAVLVISEDLDEVFALGDRIAVIYNGSFMGIVSGKEAKRDKIGLWMSGVKEECA, translated from the coding sequence TTGATGAATGTCCTCTTTGGTTATTACAGCGCAGATGCAGGAGAAATATATGTTGATGGTGTAAAATGCCATTTCAAGTCACCGCTGGATGCTATCCAAAAAGGCATAGGTATGGTTCATCAGCATTTTACGCTGGTACCGACACAGACTGTCCTTGAAAACATAATTGTTGGAAGCGTAAATGAAAATTTTTTTCTTGATCTTGCGGATGCAAGGAAGAGAGTACTGACGTTACAGGAGCGTTTTGGTCTTTATGTGGACGTGGACGCAAAAGTATGGTCATTGCCAGTGGGTGGCAAGCAAAAGGTTGAGATACTGAAGGCTCTTTACAGAAATGCGCGAATTTTAATACTGGATGAACCGACAGCAGTTCTTTCTCCTCCTGAAACCAAGGAACTGTTTGCAACTCTGCATACTTTAGCTGCGGATGGCTGCTCAATAGTATTTATATCTCATAAGCTTTATGAGGTCACTGAGATATGTGACAGAGTCCTTGTTCTTCGTCACGGATGTGTAATGGCCGAAAGGAAAATCTATCAGACTGATATTTGTGAAATGGCATCACTCATGGTAGGCAGGGAAGTTGAAGAGCAGAAAAATAGTCCCTCAGAAAATTCATTTTTGGGAGAAACGGTCCTTGAAGTAAAAAATTTGACTGCTTACAATGACAAGGGTATCTGTGCCATTAACAATCTTTCCTTTGATGTGCGCAGCGGAGAAATCCTGTGTATTGCAGGAGTTTCCGGTAATGGACAGCGCGAGCTTGCCGAAGTCCTTTTTGGAGTAAAAGCTCCGACATCGGGAGAAGTCATCATGAATAGGGAAATATTGCCTCCGGGCAATCCCTACAGCCGCGTAGTTGCTTGTATGGCAAGAGTCCCTGAAGATCGTATGGATACAGGGCTTCTCTTGGAGCTTTCCATAGAAGACAACCTGATTCTTGAAAATCATAGACAATACTGCTCAGGCAAGCTCCTGCTCCTAAATTATAAAGCTATAGGTGAATATTGTGACAGAGTCATTCAAGAGTTCGGCATCAAGACGCCAAGTCGTAAAATTCAGGCGCAGAGCTTATCTGGAGGTAATCTGCAGAAACTTATCCTTGCAAGGGAGATATCTTCATCGCCCGATATGGTTGTGGCAGCACAGCCTACAAGAGGCCTCGATGTAGGCGCAATAGAATATATCCACAACAGGCTAAGAGAGGTCAGGGATTCAGGTGCTGCGGTGCTTGTTATCTCAGAGGACCTTGATGAGGTATTTGCCTTAGGCGACAGGATTGCCGTCATTTACAACGGATCCTTTATGGGGATTGTTTCAGGCAAAGAAGCTAAGAGAGATAAAATAGGTCTTTGGATGAGCGGGGTGAAAGAAGAATGCGCTTGA
- a CDS encoding ABC transporter permease, whose protein sequence is MRLILTKRHPLQRWLQLMVPVAAIIVTLILAAIPILVAGGDLKLSYITLFKGALGTRYNILETFVKACPLILTGLAVAFAFRAKFWNIGAEGQLMAGAIVAAVIGINAPEGTSAAVLIPIILIAGFIAGGAWAFLAAFLKMRLKIDDVVTTLLLNYVMFHFMGFLLFGPMQQVGSSWPKSAGIIDAAHLPILLVRSRFHLGVLLAVAMVFVIWFINAKTVLGYEIKAVGVNPTASYFGGINNTKVIFLTALISGGLAGLAGVTELCAIHFHLLMDISPGYGYSGISIAMLGRLHPVGVALSAFFFSIIIVGAQSMSRMTGVPVYIAEVIQGMALIVMLVALLLTEYRIKVVRD, encoded by the coding sequence ATGCGCTTGATTCTCACAAAACGCCATCCGCTGCAGCGCTGGCTTCAACTCATGGTTCCTGTTGCAGCAATAATTGTAACGTTAATCCTTGCAGCTATTCCAATATTAGTTGCTGGAGGAGATTTGAAGCTTTCATATATAACGTTGTTTAAGGGAGCGCTTGGGACTAGGTACAATATCCTTGAAACCTTTGTCAAGGCATGCCCGCTCATTTTAACAGGTTTAGCCGTTGCCTTTGCTTTCCGTGCCAAGTTTTGGAATATAGGGGCTGAGGGACAGCTAATGGCAGGGGCAATTGTCGCCGCAGTCATAGGCATCAACGCACCGGAAGGGACTTCTGCTGCAGTACTTATTCCGATAATACTGATTGCAGGTTTTATTGCGGGTGGAGCCTGGGCATTTTTGGCTGCGTTCCTTAAAATGAGGCTCAAAATTGATGACGTTGTTACAACTTTGCTCTTGAATTATGTAATGTTTCATTTTATGGGTTTTCTGCTATTCGGTCCCATGCAGCAGGTTGGTTCAAGCTGGCCAAAATCGGCAGGTATCATAGATGCTGCTCATCTTCCGATACTTCTTGTGCGTTCCCGTTTCCATTTGGGCGTATTGCTCGCAGTAGCTATGGTTTTTGTTATCTGGTTTATAAACGCCAAAACTGTCTTAGGTTATGAGATCAAAGCAGTTGGCGTTAACCCTACGGCATCTTATTTTGGTGGTATCAATAACACGAAGGTCATTTTCCTTACGGCGCTTATATCAGGAGGGCTTGCTGGGTTGGCTGGCGTAACTGAACTCTGTGCTATCCACTTTCATCTTCTGATGGATATTTCTCCGGGCTACGGCTACTCGGGGATATCAATAGCTATGTTGGGACGGCTGCATCCTGTAGGGGTAGCTCTTTCTGCGTTCTTTTTCAGCATAATCATCGTCGGAGCGCAGTCGATGAGCCGTATGACGGGAGTCCCTGTCTATATTGCGGAGGTCATTCAAGGAATGGCGTTGATAGTCATGTTAGTTGCACTTCTGCTGACTGAATATCGGATCAAGGTGGTGAGAGACTAA
- a CDS encoding ABC transporter permease codes for MFQEMMTVSFITGLLSATVLLAAPIIFATMGEILVERSGVINLGIEGIMLMGAVTGFLTTLQTGSLWMGVFAAAAVGLILGIFMAVLAVYLGLSQHVSGLGITLLSTGLAMFIYRLVVGSPTAPPTIIPFTKIAIPVLSEIPILGEVFFNQYALVYIAWSVVLVIWILLYKTKWGLAIRTVGENPFAADTVGINVNLTRTICLAIGGVLMGVGGAFLTLAHNNMFLIDIIGGRGWVAIAMVIFGRWDPIGGTLGSLMFGFLDAFQLRIQGMGVDIPFHLFLVIPYLVTIIALIIGSSSKEGAPAGLLKPYRREEKGG; via the coding sequence ATGTTTCAGGAAATGATGACTGTTTCCTTCATAACGGGGCTCTTATCGGCCACAGTTCTCCTTGCTGCTCCGATTATCTTCGCCACAATGGGAGAAATCCTTGTTGAACGCTCTGGTGTTATTAACCTTGGGATCGAAGGTATCATGCTAATGGGCGCTGTTACGGGTTTTCTGACCACGCTACAAACAGGATCTCTTTGGATGGGTGTATTTGCAGCCGCGGCGGTAGGACTCATTTTAGGAATATTTATGGCGGTTCTTGCTGTATACCTGGGGCTTTCGCAACATGTCTCAGGATTGGGTATTACCCTTTTATCAACCGGTCTTGCTATGTTTATTTACAGGCTTGTTGTGGGATCTCCAACTGCTCCGCCGACAATTATCCCATTTACTAAAATAGCTATTCCAGTACTTAGTGAGATTCCTATATTAGGGGAGGTATTCTTCAATCAATATGCACTCGTCTATATTGCATGGTCGGTTGTCCTTGTTATCTGGATATTGCTTTATAAGACAAAATGGGGGCTTGCTATCCGCACAGTAGGTGAAAATCCTTTTGCAGCTGACACCGTGGGCATTAATGTTAATCTCACGCGCACAATTTGTCTTGCAATAGGAGGAGTATTGATGGGTGTTGGAGGGGCCTTTCTTACTCTTGCGCATAACAATATGTTTTTGATCGATATTATAGGGGGACGCGGATGGGTTGCCATTGCTATGGTTATATTTGGCCGCTGGGATCCTATCGGGGGTACTCTGGGTTCTCTTATGTTTGGATTCCTTGATGCTTTTCAGCTGAGGATACAGGGGATGGGAGTTGATATCCCGTTTCATCTCTTCTTGGTGATACCATACCTTGTTACGATAATTGCCCTGATTATCGGTTCTTCAAGCAAGGAAGGAGCGCCTGCTGGTCTTTTGAAACCTTATCGCAGAGAGGAAAAGGGCGGTTAA
- a CDS encoding xanthine dehydrogenase family protein molybdopterin-binding subunit, with protein sequence MNYIGKNINRVDAVAKVTGEPIFVADLTFPNMLHAKSLRAGIPHARILSIDTSEAEAMPGVVKVAVGKDRPMLFGACFIDQPPVAVDKVRHAGEPVAVVIAKTAQQAQAALPKIKVEYEPLPYVLDPIKAMEPDAPLVHEDIKKYWYLESSAFPVPNTNIFHHYKLRKGDSAKGFAEADVTVESEFEFPLSSHAALEPHGAICRFGADGQSIEMWASQQGPFILRDVLGGMFKMETSRIRIHSPYLGGGFGGKSDVCMEPLVAWAASFVPGYAVKLILTRQEVFTSSLLGRGMKGWMKIGAKKDGTLTALEAKMYFASGAYADTGFFIFTVGGHNCTGPYEIPNCHVDSYGVYTNSPPVGAFRGYGHPEGEFMSGRLLYMLAKKLGIPQEELMRKNFLAPGRINSVGQVMKEDMGDLPGCLDVVRNAVYKDELPKEDEKYYYGKGFAAMFKSPKHAANAGSTCAIHINNDGCAFVNLAGIEMGQGVYTVFAQMAAEVLQIPIEKVHVNNSVDTQHNPWEWMTVASLQTYRGGRAIQSAASRLLDLGKRNACLVWHCESELVSYANGFYTHKNTGDTLSLGQLARGYMTKTGNTIGEPLQATGWYRVADIEDPDPDTGMGNVASSWTFGAQACSLRIEKTTGKVEILHFASAFDIGKAINPMLVQGQISGGVVQGLGGALMEEILFKDGVVRNTNFSGYHIPRLKDIPKKQSMFILETPNKVGPWSAKPVAEHPIVIVAPVVLNAVADATGVEFTRIPLTPDIILKAISGK encoded by the coding sequence TTGAATTATATCGGGAAAAACATCAATCGGGTAGATGCTGTTGCTAAGGTTACAGGAGAGCCTATTTTCGTTGCTGATCTGACCTTTCCCAATATGCTCCATGCTAAGTCTCTAAGGGCAGGAATACCTCATGCGCGGATTTTGAGCATAGACACATCAGAAGCGGAAGCAATGCCCGGTGTAGTCAAGGTTGCTGTGGGTAAAGATCGTCCTATGCTTTTTGGAGCATGTTTTATCGACCAGCCACCTGTGGCTGTAGATAAGGTCCGTCACGCAGGAGAGCCGGTTGCAGTTGTGATTGCGAAGACGGCGCAGCAGGCACAGGCTGCTCTGCCGAAGATTAAAGTTGAATATGAACCGCTGCCCTATGTACTAGATCCAATCAAGGCAATGGAACCTGATGCCCCCCTTGTGCATGAAGATATTAAGAAATACTGGTATCTGGAATCAAGTGCGTTCCCTGTTCCAAATACAAATATTTTTCATCATTATAAACTGCGCAAGGGCGATTCGGCAAAAGGGTTTGCGGAGGCCGATGTGACGGTCGAATCCGAGTTCGAATTTCCTCTCAGCAGCCACGCCGCATTAGAACCTCACGGCGCGATATGCCGTTTTGGTGCGGACGGACAGTCAATAGAAATGTGGGCATCACAACAGGGTCCATTTATATTAAGGGACGTTCTCGGTGGGATGTTCAAGATGGAAACGAGTCGTATCCGGATTCACTCACCATACCTCGGCGGAGGGTTTGGAGGAAAATCTGATGTTTGCATGGAACCTCTTGTTGCATGGGCGGCAAGCTTTGTGCCGGGGTATGCTGTAAAACTTATTCTTACAAGACAGGAAGTTTTTACTAGTTCATTGCTCGGACGCGGTATGAAGGGCTGGATGAAGATAGGCGCCAAAAAAGATGGTACATTGACGGCACTGGAGGCCAAAATGTATTTCGCATCAGGTGCCTATGCGGATACCGGCTTTTTTATTTTCACAGTCGGTGGACATAATTGCACCGGTCCATATGAGATTCCAAATTGTCATGTTGACTCATATGGAGTCTATACGAATTCGCCGCCAGTAGGCGCGTTTCGCGGTTATGGGCATCCTGAGGGGGAGTTTATGTCTGGCAGGCTGCTTTATATGCTTGCTAAAAAACTGGGCATCCCTCAAGAGGAGCTTATGAGGAAAAACTTCCTTGCTCCGGGGCGAATCAACTCGGTAGGGCAGGTTATGAAAGAGGATATGGGGGATTTGCCGGGCTGCCTCGATGTGGTGCGTAATGCTGTTTATAAAGATGAACTTCCAAAGGAAGATGAGAAATATTATTATGGCAAAGGTTTTGCAGCTATGTTCAAGTCTCCCAAGCATGCTGCTAATGCTGGATCAACTTGTGCTATACATATAAACAACGATGGCTGCGCATTTGTCAACCTTGCCGGTATCGAAATGGGACAAGGTGTCTACACGGTATTTGCACAGATGGCAGCTGAAGTATTGCAGATACCGATAGAAAAGGTCCACGTAAATAATTCCGTCGATACGCAGCACAACCCTTGGGAATGGATGACAGTTGCTTCTCTACAGACGTATCGAGGCGGACGAGCTATTCAGAGTGCCGCATCCCGGCTGCTTGATCTGGGAAAGAGAAATGCTTGCCTCGTCTGGCACTGTGAGTCTGAGCTGGTCAGTTATGCCAATGGGTTCTATACACATAAAAATACAGGTGATACTTTATCGCTTGGTCAGCTTGCAAGAGGTTATATGACGAAGACAGGCAATACAATAGGTGAACCTCTTCAGGCAACAGGATGGTACCGTGTTGCAGATATCGAAGATCCTGATCCTGATACCGGCATGGGTAACGTTGCCAGCAGCTGGACATTCGGTGCGCAGGCGTGCAGTCTTCGCATTGAAAAGACGACAGGTAAGGTCGAGATATTACACTTTGCTTCTGCGTTTGACATTGGCAAGGCAATAAACCCAATGCTTGTTCAGGGACAGATATCCGGAGGTGTTGTGCAGGGGCTTGGCGGGGCGCTGATGGAAGAGATATTGTTTAAAGACGGTGTTGTCCGTAATACGAATTTCTCCGGCTATCATATCCCGAGGCTTAAAGACATACCTAAAAAGCAGTCAATGTTTATCCTTGAGACACCTAACAAGGTTGGTCCCTGGAGCGCAAAACCTGTAGCTGAACATCCCATCGTTATAGTGGCACCTGTTGTCCTTAACGCTGTTGCAGATGCAACAGGTGTTGAGTTTACACGTATTCCTCTGACACCGGACATAATATTGAAAGCAATTTCCGGAAAATGA
- a CDS encoding (2Fe-2S)-binding protein: protein MNIIEMVVNGIPRTVLLEEGRIMLSDVLRDSLGLMGTKVGCGAGQCGSCTVVMNGEAVMSCITPAQKVNGAEIITIEGLAKEGKLHPIQEAFIEANAIQCGFCTPGLVMRLYAILTKDQNVSEEILKEALNKHLCRCTGYETIWNAALLAQKKMKKIQNKE from the coding sequence TTGAATATCATTGAAATGGTAGTAAACGGTATACCTCGAACAGTGTTGCTGGAAGAGGGCAGAATAATGCTTTCCGATGTTCTACGTGATTCACTGGGGCTTATGGGAACAAAAGTAGGCTGTGGTGCGGGACAATGTGGCTCATGTACAGTTGTCATGAATGGTGAAGCAGTAATGAGCTGTATAACGCCTGCACAAAAAGTTAATGGAGCAGAAATTATCACAATCGAAGGTCTTGCAAAAGAAGGTAAACTGCATCCTATTCAAGAAGCTTTTATTGAAGCAAACGCAATACAGTGCGGTTTTTGTACACCAGGACTTGTTATGCGGCTTTACGCGATTTTAACAAAAGACCAGAATGTGTCTGAAGAGATACTTAAAGAAGCGTTGAACAAACATCTCTGCCGCTGTACCGGTTATGAAACGATTTGGAACGCAGCGCTTCTGGCACAGAAGAAAATGAAGAAAATACAGAACAAGGAATAG
- a CDS encoding amidohydrolase family protein, giving the protein MAMDMIIKNARLRKRGNELFTISIENGKIAKIAAGSDPCNAAKVIDAEGRLVTESFVNGHLHLCKVYTLEMVGQDALGSYHGGGMGGAMTAIEQAARVKDNYDEKWIIQNVRKACDLAIKYGNTHIRAFADVDPKAKLEGVRALIKAREEYKGKVDLQVVAFPQDGVVRDSGAEHYIRQALELGADVVGGIPWIEYTPEDEREHINRMFALAKEYNKDVSMLLDDVGDPGERTLEMMIAKTLEMGWQGRVTAQHCRAIALYPENYFRKLVALLKKAKIGLVSDPQTGPLHARVSDLYNAGINVALGQDDIADAYYPFGRNNMLEVAFLAVHLLWMTTFEGMESIYDMITTKAACVLGIKGHILEEGGNADLVILNAKDIYHAIWEHEAPAYVIRSGVDITKK; this is encoded by the coding sequence ATGGCAATGGATATGATTATCAAAAATGCAAGACTTAGAAAAAGAGGGAATGAGTTATTTACAATCAGTATAGAGAACGGCAAAATTGCAAAGATTGCAGCAGGCTCCGATCCATGCAATGCGGCAAAGGTTATTGATGCCGAGGGACGCCTGGTTACAGAGTCATTTGTAAACGGACACCTCCATCTTTGCAAAGTTTATACGCTGGAAATGGTCGGTCAGGATGCGCTTGGGAGTTATCACGGCGGAGGTATGGGTGGTGCTATGACCGCTATAGAGCAGGCAGCACGGGTTAAGGATAACTACGATGAGAAATGGATCATTCAGAACGTGCGCAAAGCATGTGACTTGGCGATTAAATACGGCAACACTCATATCAGGGCGTTTGCCGATGTTGACCCTAAGGCAAAACTTGAAGGAGTAAGGGCCCTTATCAAGGCAAGGGAAGAATACAAAGGCAAGGTTGATCTTCAGGTAGTTGCATTTCCACAGGATGGGGTTGTACGTGATTCCGGTGCAGAACATTATATCAGGCAGGCACTTGAACTTGGGGCGGATGTTGTCGGAGGCATTCCGTGGATTGAATACACTCCGGAGGATGAGAGGGAGCACATCAACAGGATGTTCGCTCTTGCAAAAGAATATAACAAGGATGTATCGATGCTTCTTGATGACGTTGGTGACCCCGGAGAGAGGACTCTTGAGATGATGATAGCTAAGACGCTTGAAATGGGCTGGCAGGGAAGGGTAACGGCACAGCACTGCAGGGCGATTGCTCTTTATCCGGAGAACTACTTCCGCAAACTGGTGGCTCTGCTTAAAAAGGCGAAAATAGGGCTTGTCAGCGACCCTCAGACAGGGCCGCTTCATGCGCGCGTCAGTGACCTCTATAACGCCGGTATTAACGTTGCGCTTGGACAGGATGATATAGCAGATGCCTACTATCCATTTGGCCGCAATAACATGCTGGAAGTCGCTTTTCTTGCCGTACACCTTCTGTGGATGACGACTTTTGAGGGTATGGAGTCTATTTATGACATGATCACGACGAAAGCGGCATGTGTGCTTGGCATTAAAGGTCATATTCTTGAAGAGGGCGGCAATGCTGATCTTGTAATACTGAACGCTAAGGATATATATCACGCTATCTGGGAGCACGAAGCCCCGGCTTATGTTATCCGAAGTGGAGTTGACATTACCAAAAAATAA
- a CDS encoding PucR family transcriptional regulator ligand-binding domain-containing protein — translation MITGDLLKHRLFPDFEFMAGSSGLNREITAVSVIDAPDVDRWMRGGEFLIGSGYIFRDAPDDFIPFLRRANEKGTAAVGIKLDRYLHQLPSNLMEVADELELPLFRIPLNYRWTDVIEIVHNYLVLEKQHVQNASSDTTGNFWGEGFDINELLSGFAQQLQRPLFIYSEQLNLNHCFAPNGKVEDAEMSNFFPKVSVLEEKALPLHGQIIGHLELRNADPPVWNAVYTITSDTPITMRMRLAQGEQVPSARQERLVLRAMTMLRTEALEIAVQYSKQLAKRERFFEGLCLDVYSDLDMINANLKDIGVKIPEMSRIVMISPIEESSSLQWQEAYTPLSYKLGNIWVGLVPFTDMESDSYAEYENLAKNVACVVAFGGLIKSPLGIGRSYREARQTLNWARNFSLQAGVYRYDELSLYALLDSLIRLPEATGVWKRYWEPIINSSQKKKSVSMKELAVALIEADFNARLCSEWLHLHYNTVRNYIEELQQLLGLNLDMPHHQLGLTLGYYIEKSRKRNDINLLSTSGSSSMN, via the coding sequence ATGATTACTGGGGATCTTTTGAAACACCGTCTCTTCCCTGATTTTGAATTTATGGCCGGCAGTTCCGGACTGAACCGTGAAATTACGGCAGTCTCTGTGATTGATGCCCCTGACGTCGATCGCTGGATGCGTGGCGGAGAGTTTCTAATAGGGAGCGGGTACATATTCAGAGATGCTCCGGATGATTTCATCCCATTTCTCAGGCGTGCGAATGAAAAGGGGACGGCAGCTGTGGGTATAAAACTCGACAGATATCTTCATCAGCTTCCGTCCAACCTTATGGAGGTAGCGGATGAACTGGAGCTGCCTCTTTTCCGAATACCGCTGAATTACCGCTGGACTGATGTCATCGAAATAGTTCACAACTATTTGGTGCTTGAAAAACAGCATGTGCAGAACGCTAGTTCAGATACTACCGGTAATTTCTGGGGAGAAGGTTTTGATATTAATGAGCTTCTGTCAGGATTTGCCCAGCAGTTGCAGCGGCCGCTATTCATTTATTCGGAACAGTTGAATCTGAATCACTGTTTTGCCCCAAACGGCAAGGTCGAAGATGCTGAAATGAGCAACTTTTTCCCGAAGGTTTCGGTATTAGAGGAAAAGGCTCTTCCTCTGCACGGGCAGATAATCGGACATCTTGAGCTCCGCAATGCAGATCCGCCTGTCTGGAACGCTGTATACACGATTACCTCTGATACTCCGATAACGATGCGGATGCGGCTGGCTCAAGGAGAACAGGTACCTTCAGCCCGTCAGGAAAGACTGGTCCTGCGCGCCATGACAATGCTGCGTACAGAAGCACTTGAAATAGCGGTACAGTATTCAAAACAGCTGGCAAAGAGGGAGCGCTTTTTTGAAGGACTCTGTCTTGATGTCTACAGTGATCTGGATATGATAAATGCGAACCTAAAGGATATTGGGGTCAAGATCCCCGAGATGTCGAGAATTGTAATGATAAGTCCTATAGAGGAAAGCTCTTCTCTGCAGTGGCAGGAAGCTTACACGCCATTGAGTTATAAACTTGGCAATATTTGGGTAGGATTGGTTCCTTTTACAGATATGGAATCAGATTCATATGCTGAATATGAGAACCTTGCAAAAAATGTGGCCTGCGTTGTTGCTTTTGGTGGGTTGATTAAGTCACCGCTGGGTATTGGAAGATCTTACAGAGAGGCGAGACAGACTCTGAACTGGGCGCGTAACTTCTCGCTCCAAGCCGGGGTGTATCGATATGACGAACTATCCCTTTATGCGCTGCTGGACAGCCTGATTCGACTTCCTGAAGCAACTGGCGTATGGAAGCGTTACTGGGAGCCTATTATTAACAGTTCACAGAAGAAAAAAAGTGTATCGATGAAAGAACTTGCTGTCGCACTGATTGAGGCAGATTTTAACGCCCGTCTCTGCTCCGAATGGCTGCATCTGCACTATAACACTGTGCGTAATTATATTGAGGAATTACAGCAACTTCTTGGTTTGAATTTAGACATGCCACACCACCAACTGGGGTTGACTCTTGGATATTACATTGAAAAATCGCGAAAACGGAACGATATTAATCTTCTGTCTACCTCCGGATCTTCTTCTATGAACTAG